One Pseudomonas sp. HOU2 genomic window carries:
- a CDS encoding MFS transporter, translating to MSHPSQFNLLRTRRFLPFFITQSLGAFNDNVFKQSLILAILYRLTIEGDRSIWVNLCALLFILPFFLFSALAGQFGEKFAKDALIRLIKLAEIAIMAVGSIGFLFDHLSLMLVALFAMGTHSALFGPVKYSILPQALREDELVGGNGLVEMGTFLAILAGTIGAGIIMSSTHYAPLVSTAIVGIAVLGYLASRSIPRAAAASPEMRLNWNIFSQSWATLKLGLGQTPAVSRSIVGNSWFWFVGAIYLTQIPAYAKEWMHGDETVVTLILTVFSVGIALGSMLCEKLSGRKVEIGLVPFGSFGLTVFGLLLWWHSGGIPESVSGHSWIEVLGFVHTWAVLVDILGLGIFGGFYIVPLYALIQSRTAENERARVIAANNILNALFMVVSAIVSIVLLSVVKLSIPQLFLVVSLLNIGVNAYIFKIVPEFSMRFMIWLLSHSMYRVEHRNLEAIPDEGAALLVCNHVSFVDALLIGGAVRRPIRFVMYYKIYNLPVLNFIFRTAGTIPIAGRNEDIQIYEKAFTRIAQYLKDGELVCIFPEGKLTTDGEINEFKGGLTRILEETPVPVIPLALQGLWGSFFSRDPNKGLFKRLWSRVTLVAGSAVEVDAAEPAKLQGMVGALRGAVR from the coding sequence ATGAGTCACCCCTCACAGTTCAACCTGCTTCGCACTCGGCGCTTTCTGCCGTTTTTCATCACGCAGTCGCTGGGCGCGTTCAACGATAACGTGTTCAAGCAGTCGCTGATCCTCGCCATTCTGTATCGGCTGACCATCGAAGGTGACCGTTCGATCTGGGTCAACCTGTGTGCGCTGCTGTTTATCCTGCCGTTCTTCCTGTTCTCGGCGCTCGCCGGGCAGTTCGGGGAAAAATTCGCCAAGGACGCGCTGATTCGTCTGATCAAACTCGCGGAAATCGCGATCATGGCCGTAGGATCGATCGGTTTTCTTTTCGATCACCTGTCGCTGATGCTGGTGGCGCTGTTCGCCATGGGCACCCATTCGGCGTTGTTCGGGCCGGTGAAGTATTCGATCCTGCCGCAAGCGCTGCGTGAGGATGAACTGGTCGGCGGCAACGGGCTGGTGGAAATGGGCACGTTCCTGGCGATTCTCGCCGGGACCATCGGCGCCGGGATCATCATGTCCTCGACGCACTACGCGCCGCTGGTTTCGACCGCGATTGTCGGGATTGCGGTGCTGGGATATCTCGCCAGTCGCAGCATTCCGCGCGCGGCGGCGGCCTCGCCGGAAATGCGCCTGAACTGGAACATCTTCAGCCAGTCCTGGGCCACGCTGAAACTCGGTCTGGGCCAGACGCCGGCGGTGTCGCGCTCGATTGTCGGCAACTCGTGGTTCTGGTTTGTCGGGGCGATTTACCTGACGCAGATCCCGGCCTACGCCAAGGAGTGGATGCACGGCGACGAAACCGTGGTGACGCTGATTCTCACCGTGTTTTCGGTGGGCATTGCGCTGGGTTCGATGCTTTGCGAGAAGCTCTCGGGGCGCAAGGTCGAGATCGGCCTGGTGCCATTCGGTTCGTTCGGTCTGACCGTATTTGGCCTGCTGCTGTGGTGGCATTCCGGCGGTATCCCGGAAAGTGTCAGCGGCCACAGCTGGATTGAAGTGCTGGGCTTTGTGCACACCTGGGCGGTGCTGGTGGACATTCTCGGCCTCGGCATTTTTGGCGGCTTCTATATTGTGCCGCTGTACGCCTTGATCCAGTCGCGCACCGCCGAGAACGAGCGGGCGCGGGTGATTGCCGCGAACAACATTCTCAACGCGCTGTTCATGGTGGTCTCGGCGATCGTTTCGATCGTGTTGCTGAGTGTGGTCAAACTGTCGATTCCGCAGCTGTTCCTGGTGGTGTCGCTGCTGAACATCGGCGTCAACGCCTACATCTTCAAGATCGTCCCCGAGTTCAGCATGCGTTTCATGATCTGGCTGCTCAGCCATTCCATGTACCGTGTCGAGCACCGTAATCTCGAAGCGATCCCGGACGAGGGCGCGGCGTTGCTGGTGTGCAACCACGTGTCGTTCGTCGATGCACTGCTGATTGGCGGCGCGGTGCGTCGGCCGATTCGCTTTGTCATGTACTACAAAATCTACAACCTGCCAGTGCTGAACTTTATCTTTCGCACGGCGGGGACGATTCCGATTGCCGGACGCAACGAAGACATCCAGATCTACGAAAAAGCCTTCACCCGGATTGCCCAGTATCTGAAGGACGGTGAGCTGGTGTGCATCTTCCCCGAAGGCAAGTTGACCACCGATGGCGAGATCAACGAGTTCAAGGGCGGCCTGACGCGGATTCTCGAAGAAACCCCGGTGCCGGTGATTCCGCTGGCGTTGCAGGGGTTGTGGGGGAGTTTCTTCAGCCGCGATCCGAACAAGGGGCTGTTCAAGCGATTGTGGTCGCGGGTGACGTTGGTGGCGGGTTCGGCGGTTGAGGTTGACGCGGCGGAACCGGCCAAATTGCAGGGGATGGTGGGGGCGTTGCGCGGGGCCGTCAGATAA
- the rdgC gene encoding recombination-associated protein RdgC — translation MWFKNLLIYRLTQDLPVDAEALETALATKLARPCASQELTTYGFVAPFGKGEDAPLVHVSGDFLLIAARKEERILPGSVVRDAVKEKVEEIEAEQMRKVYKKERDQIKDEIIQAFLPRAFIRRSSTFAAIAPKQGLILVNSASPKRAEDLLSTMREVLGTLPVRSLTVKTAPTAVMTEWVTTQQAAPDFFVLDECELRDTHEDGGIVRCKRQDLTSEEIQLHLSTGKVVTQLSLAWQDKLSFMLDDKMTVKRLKFEDLLQDQAEQDGGDEALGQLDASFTLMMLTFGDFLPALVEALGGEETPQGI, via the coding sequence ATGTGGTTCAAAAACCTGCTGATCTATCGCCTGACCCAAGACCTGCCTGTCGATGCCGAGGCGCTGGAAACTGCACTGGCCACCAAACTGGCGCGTCCATGTGCAAGCCAGGAGTTGACCACCTACGGTTTCGTCGCGCCATTCGGCAAGGGCGAAGATGCGCCACTGGTGCACGTCAGCGGTGACTTCCTGCTGATCGCTGCGCGCAAGGAAGAACGCATTCTGCCGGGCAGCGTCGTGCGCGACGCGGTCAAGGAGAAAGTCGAAGAGATCGAAGCCGAGCAGATGCGCAAGGTCTATAAGAAGGAACGCGATCAGATCAAGGATGAAATCATCCAGGCCTTCCTGCCGCGCGCCTTTATCCGTCGTTCGTCGACCTTCGCCGCCATCGCGCCGAAACAGGGCTTGATTCTGGTGAACTCGGCCAGCCCGAAACGCGCCGAAGACCTGCTCTCCACAATGCGTGAAGTGCTAGGCACCCTGCCCGTGCGTTCGCTGACCGTGAAAACCGCGCCGACCGCGGTGATGACCGAGTGGGTCACCACCCAGCAAGCGGCCCCGGACTTCTTCGTTCTGGACGAATGCGAGCTGCGCGACACCCACGAAGACGGCGGCATCGTGCGTTGCAAGCGTCAGGACCTGACCAGCGAAGAAATCCAGTTGCACCTGAGCACTGGCAAAGTGGTCACCCAGTTGTCGCTGGCCTGGCAGGACAAACTGTCGTTCATGCTCGACGACAAGATGACCGTCAAACGCCTGAAGTTCGAAGACCTGCTGCAGGATCAGGCGGAACAGGACGGTGGTGACGAGGCGCTGGGCCAACTGGACGCCAGCTTCACCCTGATGATGCTGACCTTTGGCGACTTCCTGCCGGCGCTGGTGGAAGCGTTGGGCGGTGAAGAGACTCCGCAGGGGATCTAA
- a CDS encoding MFS transporter, which translates to MTSLASNRGSLIFLAITLLSFLAASTAPTPLYHLYQDQLHFSAAVLTLIFGVYALSLLAALLTVGSLSDHLGRKPVIFTAVLLNALAMLLFISADSVAWLISARVLQGFATGMATAVLSATLLDTDRQQGPLINSVAPLLGMALGSMGCGLLAEFAPAPLQLTYWLLLALFVLQAVYVWRLPESVTPQSGAWASLRPTLHVPVQARSTLWRVLPLNTATWALGGFFASLAPSLVRTATGSTSNLIGGATVSALTVTGALMIFTLRNRPAGKALQIGASLLLVGVLLILLGVHSASLALFFLGTLVAGCGFGSGFLGAVRSLVPLALPHERAGLMSAYYALSYLAFCLPALLAGHLTRTYGLLVTTDGYGAGLIFLAVAALLLSLRPQTVKACSAP; encoded by the coding sequence ATGACCAGCCTTGCTTCCAACCGTGGCAGCCTGATTTTTCTGGCGATCACCTTATTGAGTTTTCTCGCCGCTTCCACAGCGCCGACACCGTTGTATCACCTGTATCAAGATCAACTGCACTTCTCGGCAGCGGTGCTGACCCTGATTTTCGGCGTGTATGCGCTGAGTCTGCTGGCGGCGCTGTTGACGGTCGGATCGCTGTCCGATCACCTGGGACGCAAACCGGTGATTTTCACTGCCGTGCTGCTCAATGCGCTGGCAATGCTGCTGTTTATCAGCGCCGACAGTGTTGCCTGGCTGATCAGCGCCCGCGTGCTGCAAGGTTTTGCCACCGGCATGGCCACCGCTGTTCTGAGCGCGACACTGCTCGACACCGATCGCCAGCAAGGGCCGTTGATCAACAGCGTCGCTCCGTTGCTCGGCATGGCGCTGGGCAGCATGGGCTGTGGATTGCTGGCCGAATTCGCTCCGGCACCGTTGCAGTTGACGTACTGGCTGCTGCTGGCGCTGTTTGTGTTGCAGGCGGTGTATGTCTGGCGTCTGCCGGAAAGCGTCACTCCACAATCCGGGGCCTGGGCTTCGCTGCGGCCGACCTTGCATGTGCCGGTTCAGGCGCGTTCGACCTTGTGGCGTGTGCTGCCGCTGAACACCGCAACCTGGGCCCTCGGCGGCTTTTTTGCCTCGCTGGCGCCGTCGCTGGTGCGCACTGCTACCGGTTCGACTTCGAACTTGATCGGCGGTGCTACCGTTTCGGCGCTGACCGTGACCGGGGCGCTGATGATCTTCACTTTGCGCAACCGTCCCGCCGGCAAAGCCCTGCAAATCGGCGCCAGTCTGCTGCTTGTCGGCGTGCTGCTGATTTTGCTTGGCGTGCACAGTGCCAGTCTGGCGCTGTTTTTCCTCGGTACGCTGGTCGCCGGTTGCGGCTTTGGCTCGGGTTTCCTCGGCGCGGTGCGCAGCCTGGTGCCGTTGGCCCTGCCGCATGAACGGGCCGGTTTGATGTCGGCGTATTACGCGCTCAGTTATTTGGCGTTCTGCTTGCCGGCGTTGCTGGCTGGGCATTTGACCCGCACTTACGGTTTGCTGGTGACCACTGACGGCTACGGTGCCGGATTGATCTTCCTGGCCGTCGCCGCGCTGTTGCTCAGCCTGCGCCCGCAAACGGTCAAGGCTTGCAGCGCTCCATAA
- a CDS encoding bile acid:sodium symporter family protein codes for MRALAALSRFVGNTFAYWVLIFAVIAFLQPAWFLGLKGAIVPLLGLVMFGMGLTLKLDDFAAVARHPWRVALGVVAHFVIMPGVAWLLCQIFHLPPEIAVGVILVGCCPSGTSSNVMTWLARGDLALSVAIAAVTTLLAPLLTPALIWLLASAWLPVSFMELFWSILQVVLLPIVLGVVAQRLLGDKVRHAVDVLPLVSVVSIVIIVTAVVAASQAKIAESGLLIMVVVMLHNSFGYLLGYFTGRLFKLPLAQRKSLALEVGMQNSGLGAALASAHFSPLAAVPSALFSVWHNISGALLSTYFRRMSEKQDREALAQQPAN; via the coding sequence ATGCGCGCACTGGCTGCACTCAGCCGCTTTGTCGGCAACACCTTCGCTTACTGGGTTCTGATTTTCGCCGTAATCGCGTTCCTGCAACCGGCGTGGTTCCTCGGCCTCAAGGGCGCGATCGTGCCGCTGCTGGGGCTGGTGATGTTCGGCATGGGCCTGACCCTCAAACTCGACGACTTCGCCGCCGTTGCCCGCCATCCGTGGCGCGTGGCTTTGGGCGTGGTTGCGCATTTCGTGATCATGCCCGGTGTGGCGTGGTTGCTCTGCCAGATCTTCCACCTGCCGCCGGAAATCGCGGTCGGGGTGATTCTGGTCGGCTGCTGCCCGAGCGGCACCTCTTCCAACGTGATGACCTGGTTGGCCCGCGGCGATCTGGCGCTGTCGGTGGCGATTGCCGCCGTCACCACCCTCCTCGCCCCGCTGCTGACCCCGGCGCTGATCTGGCTGCTGGCGTCGGCGTGGTTGCCGGTATCGTTCATGGAATTGTTCTGGTCGATCCTGCAAGTGGTGCTGCTGCCAATCGTGCTCGGCGTGGTCGCGCAACGCCTGCTCGGCGACAAGGTGCGCCACGCGGTGGATGTGTTGCCGCTGGTGTCGGTGGTCAGCATCGTGATCATCGTCACCGCCGTGGTGGCCGCCAGTCAGGCGAAGATTGCCGAATCCGGACTGCTGATCATGGTCGTGGTGATGCTGCACAACAGCTTCGGCTACTTGCTGGGTTACTTCACCGGACGCCTGTTCAAGTTGCCGCTGGCGCAACGCAAGTCACTGGCGCTGGAAGTCGGCATGCAGAACTCGGGGTTGGGCGCGGCGCTGGCGAGTGCGCACTTCTCGCCGCTGGCGGCGGTGCCGAGTGCGTTGTTCAGTGTCTGGCACAACATTTCCGGGGCGCTGCTCTCGACGTACTTCCGGCGCATGAGCGAGAAACAAGACCGTGAGGCGCTGGCGCAGCAGCCGGCCAACTGA
- a CDS encoding cupin domain-containing protein, which produces MKIIRSKSFTAERAWGALDIANMNGITTRLHWTDQPYKWHVNDGEEVFVVLDGQVQMHYREQGEEKQVLLAVGDIFYASVGTEHVAHPQGAARILVIESEGSV; this is translated from the coding sequence ATGAAGATTATCCGCAGCAAGTCGTTCACCGCCGAGCGTGCCTGGGGCGCGCTGGACATCGCCAACATGAACGGCATTACCACGCGTCTGCACTGGACCGATCAGCCGTACAAATGGCACGTCAACGATGGCGAGGAAGTGTTCGTGGTGCTCGATGGTCAAGTGCAGATGCACTATCGCGAACAGGGTGAAGAAAAGCAGGTGCTGCTTGCGGTCGGTGACATCTTTTACGCCTCCGTCGGCACCGAGCACGTAGCCCACCCGCAGGGCGCGGCGCGGATTCTGGTGATTGAAAGCGAAGGCAGTGTCTAG
- a CDS encoding TDT family transporter — protein MTCPNIAKPGIKPFRQLQHPREVIRQFTPNWFAATMGTGVLALALAQLPVAIPGLHAVAEGLWLFNILLFTLFTFAYAARWILFFDEARRIFGHSTVSMFFGTIPMGLATIINGFLLFGLPRWGEGVIHLAEVLWWLDVAMSLACGVLIPYMMFTRQEHSIDQMTAVWLLPVVAAEVAAASGGLLAPHLADAHAQLVVLTTSYVLWAFSLPVAFSILTILLLRMALHKLPHENMAASSWLALGPIGTGALGMLLLGADAPAIFAANGLPGIGEIAAGLGLVAGITLWGFGLWWMLMALLITARYLRDGIPFNLGWWGFTFPLGVYSLATLKLASTLHLGFFSVVGCVLVSLLAVMWLIVGKRTVQGAWRGELFVSPCIAGLKK, from the coding sequence ATGACTTGCCCCAACATTGCCAAACCCGGCATCAAGCCGTTCCGCCAACTTCAGCATCCGCGTGAAGTGATCCGTCAATTCACCCCGAACTGGTTCGCCGCCACCATGGGCACCGGCGTGCTGGCCCTGGCGCTGGCGCAACTGCCGGTGGCGATCCCAGGGCTGCACGCGGTGGCCGAGGGTTTGTGGCTGTTCAACATTCTGTTGTTCACCTTGTTTACCTTCGCCTATGCCGCGCGCTGGATTTTATTCTTCGATGAAGCGCGGCGGATCTTCGGTCACTCCACGGTATCGATGTTCTTTGGCACCATTCCCATGGGTTTGGCGACCATCATCAACGGTTTTCTGCTGTTCGGCCTGCCACGCTGGGGCGAGGGTGTGATTCATCTTGCCGAAGTACTGTGGTGGCTCGACGTGGCGATGTCGCTGGCCTGTGGAGTGTTGATCCCCTACATGATGTTTACCCGCCAGGAACACAGCATCGACCAGATGACGGCGGTCTGGCTGTTGCCAGTGGTGGCCGCAGAAGTGGCAGCGGCCAGCGGCGGCTTGCTCGCGCCGCATCTGGCCGATGCCCACGCGCAACTGGTGGTGCTGACCACCAGCTACGTGCTCTGGGCATTTTCCCTGCCGGTGGCGTTCAGCATTCTGACCATCCTGTTGCTGCGCATGGCGCTGCACAAACTGCCCCACGAAAACATGGCCGCCTCGAGCTGGTTGGCCCTCGGTCCGATTGGCACCGGCGCGTTGGGCATGCTGCTGCTGGGTGCTGATGCACCGGCGATCTTCGCCGCCAACGGCCTGCCGGGCATCGGTGAAATCGCTGCGGGCCTGGGGCTGGTCGCCGGCATCACCTTGTGGGGCTTCGGCTTGTGGTGGATGTTGATGGCGCTGCTGATCACCGCGCGTTACCTGCGTGACGGCATCCCGTTCAACCTTGGCTGGTGGGGCTTCACCTTCCCGCTGGGCGTGTATTCGCTGGCGACTCTCAAGCTCGCCAGCACGCTGCACCTCGGTTTTTTCAGCGTGGTCGGCTGTGTGCTGGTGAGCCTGCTGGCGGTGATGTGGCTGATCGTCGGTAAACGCACCGTGCAAGGCGCGTGGCGCGGTGAGTTGTTTGTCTCGCCATGTATTGCAGGGTTGAAGAAATAA
- a CDS encoding TetR/AcrR family transcriptional regulator, with product MAIKEGLRPGGRSARVQESIHSAVRALLQEQERSTVTVPQIAARAGVTPSTIYRRWGDLAALLADVALARMRPDSEPAVTGDLRGDIRAWAEQYLDEMSSEPGRNMMRDVQASATPGYCVTILGGQLQTIIERHPDESAPSIDRLINLVVAPVVFRILFSAAALEVDELHRLIDIALKQD from the coding sequence ATGGCTATTAAAGAAGGTTTACGCCCGGGCGGTCGCAGTGCCCGGGTGCAAGAGTCGATTCATTCGGCAGTCCGCGCACTTCTGCAAGAACAGGAGCGCAGCACGGTGACCGTCCCGCAAATTGCGGCGCGGGCCGGGGTCACGCCGTCGACCATCTATCGGCGCTGGGGAGATCTGGCGGCGCTGCTGGCCGACGTCGCCCTCGCCCGCATGCGCCCCGACAGCGAACCGGCGGTGACCGGTGATCTGCGCGGTGACATCCGCGCCTGGGCCGAGCAATATCTGGACGAAATGAGTTCAGAACCGGGGCGCAACATGATGCGCGACGTGCAGGCCAGCGCCACGCCGGGGTATTGCGTGACGATTCTTGGTGGGCAGTTGCAGACGATCATTGAGCGCCACCCTGACGAGTCGGCACCGAGCATTGATCGGTTGATCAATCTGGTGGTGGCGCCGGTGGTGTTCCGGATTCTGTTTTCGGCGGCGGCGCTGGAGGTGGATGAATTGCATCGACTAATCGATATTGCTTTGAAACAGGACTGA
- a CDS encoding NahK/ErcS family hybrid sensor histidine kinase/response regulator, translating to MSLSTGLIAAVALAYMAIMFAIAFYGDRRSTPLPPRMRAWVYSLSLAVYCTSWTFFGAVGQAAEQLWSFLPIYLGPILLLLGAPWVLQKMVMISKQENITSIADFIAARYGKSQSLAVVVALICLVGVLPYIALQLKGIVLGVNLLIGAGADAMGTRAQDTALIVSLVLALFTIVFGTRNLDATEHHRGMVLAIAFESLVKLFAFLAVGAFVTYGLYDGFDDLFNQAMLAPRLEQYWKETINWPSMVVQTGVAMMAIICLPRQFHVTVVENIDPQDLRLAKWVFPAYLALAALFVVPIALAGQMMLPSHVLPDSFVISLPLAQAHPALALLAFIGGASAATGMVIVASVALSTMVSNDMLLPWLLRRNNAERPFEVFRQWMLSVRRVSIVLILLLAYVSYRLLGSTASLATIGQIAFAAVTQLAPAMLGALYWKQANRRGVFAGLAAGTFLWFYTLILPIAAHSLGWSLSTFPGLAWLHSNPLNLPITPLTQGVVLSLAGNFTLFAWVSVLSRTRVSEHWQAGRFIGQEISARPSARSMLAVQIDDLLQLAARFVGEERARQSFIRFAYRQGKAFNPNQNADGEWIAHTERLLAGVLGASSTRAVVKAAIEGREMQLEDVVRIADEASEVLQFNRALLQGAIENITQGISVVDQSLKLVAWNRRYLELFNYPDGLISVGRPIADIIRYNAERGLCGPGEAEVHVARRLHWMRQGRAHTSERLFPNGRVIELIGNPMPGGGFVMSFTDITAFREAEQALTEANEGLEQRVSERTQELSQLNVALTEAKGHAEAANQSKTRFLAAVSHDLMQPLNAARLFSAALSHQEDGLSSEAQKLVQHLDSSLRSAEDLISDLLDISRLENGKINPDRKPFALNELFDTLGAEFKALAQEQGLTFRVRGSQLRIDSDIKLLRRILQNFLTNAFRYAKGPVLLGVRRRGGELCLEVWDRGPGIPEDKQQVIFEEFKRLDSHQTRAEKGLGLGLAIADGLCRVLGHTLRVRSWPGRGSVFSVSVPLARAQSVPTNAAVELNGKLLSGAQVLCIDNEDSILIGMNSLLTRWGCQVWTARNREECAALLNEGVRPQLALVDYHLDHGDTGTELMAWLRTTLGEPVPGVVISADGRPETVAQVHAAGLDYLAKPVKPAALRALLSRYVPL from the coding sequence ATGTCGTTGTCCACCGGGCTGATCGCCGCCGTCGCCCTCGCCTATATGGCCATCATGTTCGCCATCGCCTTCTACGGCGACCGTCGCAGCACGCCGTTGCCGCCGCGGATGCGCGCGTGGGTGTACAGCCTGTCGCTGGCGGTTTACTGCACTAGCTGGACGTTCTTCGGCGCGGTCGGTCAGGCGGCCGAACAGCTCTGGTCATTCCTGCCGATCTACCTCGGGCCGATCCTGTTGTTGCTGGGCGCGCCGTGGGTCCTGCAGAAAATGGTGATGATCAGCAAGCAGGAGAACATCACCTCGATTGCCGACTTCATCGCCGCGCGCTACGGCAAATCGCAGTCGCTGGCGGTGGTGGTGGCGTTGATCTGTCTGGTTGGTGTCCTGCCCTACATCGCCCTGCAACTCAAAGGCATCGTGCTCGGCGTGAACCTGCTGATCGGCGCGGGCGCCGACGCCATGGGCACCCGCGCCCAGGACACCGCGCTGATCGTCTCGCTGGTGCTAGCGCTGTTCACCATCGTCTTCGGTACGCGCAACCTCGACGCCACCGAACACCACCGCGGCATGGTGCTGGCGATTGCGTTTGAATCGCTGGTCAAGCTGTTCGCCTTTCTTGCCGTTGGCGCGTTCGTGACCTACGGGCTGTACGACGGTTTCGACGACCTGTTCAATCAGGCGATGCTCGCACCACGGCTTGAGCAATACTGGAAAGAAACCATCAACTGGCCGTCGATGGTGGTGCAAACCGGGGTGGCGATGATGGCGATCATCTGCCTGCCGCGACAGTTTCACGTCACCGTGGTGGAGAACATCGACCCGCAGGATCTGCGTCTGGCCAAGTGGGTGTTCCCGGCGTATCTGGCGCTGGCCGCGCTGTTCGTGGTGCCGATCGCCCTCGCCGGGCAAATGATGTTGCCGAGCCACGTGTTGCCCGACTCGTTCGTGATCAGCCTGCCGCTGGCCCAGGCCCATCCGGCCCTGGCGTTGCTGGCATTCATCGGCGGCGCGTCGGCGGCCACCGGCATGGTGATCGTCGCCAGTGTGGCGCTGTCGACCATGGTTTCCAACGACATGCTGTTGCCGTGGCTGTTGCGCCGCAACAATGCCGAGCGCCCGTTCGAGGTGTTCCGCCAGTGGATGCTCTCGGTGCGCCGGGTGAGCATCGTGCTGATTTTGTTGCTGGCCTACGTCAGCTACCGCTTGCTCGGCTCCACCGCGAGCCTGGCGACCATCGGCCAGATCGCCTTCGCCGCCGTCACCCAACTGGCCCCGGCGATGCTCGGCGCGCTGTACTGGAAGCAGGCCAACCGCCGTGGGGTGTTCGCCGGCCTGGCGGCCGGTACGTTCCTTTGGTTCTACACGCTGATCCTGCCGATTGCCGCCCACAGCCTCGGCTGGTCGCTGAGCACATTCCCGGGCCTGGCGTGGCTGCACAGCAATCCGCTGAACCTGCCGATCACGCCACTGACCCAAGGTGTGGTGCTGTCGCTGGCGGGCAACTTCACGTTGTTCGCCTGGGTCTCGGTGCTGTCGCGCACGCGGGTTTCGGAACACTGGCAGGCCGGGCGTTTCATCGGTCAGGAAATCAGTGCCCGGCCGAGTGCGCGTTCGATGCTCGCAGTGCAGATTGATGACTTGCTGCAACTGGCGGCGCGCTTTGTCGGCGAAGAACGCGCGCGGCAGAGCTTCATTCGTTTCGCCTACCGCCAGGGCAAGGCCTTCAACCCGAACCAGAATGCCGATGGCGAATGGATCGCCCACACCGAACGCCTGCTGGCCGGTGTGCTCGGCGCTTCGTCGACGCGGGCGGTAGTGAAAGCTGCGATTGAAGGTCGGGAAATGCAGCTGGAGGACGTCGTCCGTATCGCTGACGAAGCCTCGGAAGTCCTGCAGTTCAACCGTGCCCTGCTGCAAGGCGCGATCGAGAACATCACCCAGGGCATCAGCGTGGTCGACCAGTCGCTGAAACTGGTGGCCTGGAACCGCCGCTATCTGGAGCTGTTCAACTACCCGGACGGTTTGATCAGCGTCGGCCGACCGATTGCCGACATCATTCGCTACAACGCCGAACGTGGCCTGTGCGGCCCCGGTGAGGCAGAAGTCCACGTCGCCCGGCGTCTGCATTGGATGCGTCAGGGCCGCGCGCACACGTCCGAACGCCTGTTCCCCAATGGCCGGGTGATCGAGCTGATCGGCAACCCGATGCCCGGTGGCGGTTTCGTCATGAGTTTCACCGACATCACCGCGTTCCGCGAAGCCGAGCAGGCGCTGACCGAGGCCAACGAGGGGCTGGAGCAACGGGTCAGCGAGCGTACGCAGGAGTTGTCACAGCTCAACGTCGCGCTGACCGAAGCCAAGGGCCATGCCGAGGCCGCCAACCAGTCGAAAACCCGCTTCCTCGCCGCCGTCAGTCATGACCTGATGCAGCCGTTGAACGCCGCTCGCTTGTTCTCTGCCGCCCTCTCCCATCAGGAAGACGGCTTGAGCAGCGAGGCGCAAAAACTGGTGCAACACCTCGACAGCTCGCTGCGTTCGGCGGAAGACCTGATCAGCGATTTGCTGGACATTTCCCGCCTGGAAAACGGCAAGATCAACCCCGATCGCAAGCCGTTCGCGCTCAATGAGCTGTTCGACACGCTCGGTGCCGAATTCAAGGCGCTGGCCCAGGAACAGGGTCTGACCTTCCGCGTGCGCGGCAGCCAGTTGCGTATCGACAGTGACATCAAATTGCTGCGGCGGATTCTGCAGAACTTCCTCACCAACGCTTTCCGTTACGCCAAAGGGCCAGTGTTGCTGGGCGTGCGCCGACGTGGCGGCGAACTGTGTCTGGAAGTGTGGGATCGCGGGCCGGGGATTCCGGAAGACAAACAACAAGTGATTTTCGAGGAATTCAAACGCCTCGACAGCCATCAGACCCGCGCCGAAAAAGGCCTCGGGCTGGGCCTGGCGATTGCCGACGGTTTATGTCGCGTGCTCGGCCATACCCTGCGCGTACGTTCGTGGCCGGGGCGCGGCAGCGTGTTCAGTGTCAGTGTGCCGCTGGCCCGGGCGCAGTCGGTGCCGACGAATGCTGCGGTGGAGTTGAACGGCAAGCTGCTCAGCGGTGCGCAGGTGCTGTGCATCGACAACGAAGACAGCATTCTGATTGGCATGAACAGCCTGCTGACCCGCTGGGGCTGCCAGGTGTGGACGGCGCGCAATCGTGAGGAATGTGCGGCGTTGCTGAACGAGGGCGTGCGGCCGCAACTGGCATTGGTCGACTATCACCTCGACCATGGCGACACGGGAACCGAGCTGATGGCGTGGTTGCGCACCACACTGGGTGAGCCAGTGCCGGGGGTGGTGATCAGTGCCGATGGCCGCCCAGAGACGGTGGCGCAGGTGCATGCGGCGGGGCTGGATTATCTGGCCAAACCGGTGAAACCGGCGGCGTTGCGGGCGTTGTTGAGTCGGTATGTGCCGCTGTAA
- the sugE gene encoding quaternary ammonium compound efflux SMR transporter SugE, which translates to MSWIILFFAGLFEVGWAVGLKYTDGFTRPLPTVLTVAAMAISLGLLGLAMKELPLGTAYAIWTGVGAVGTVIAGIILFGESMALIRLASVALIITGLIGLKVSA; encoded by the coding sequence ATGTCTTGGATCATTCTGTTTTTCGCCGGCCTGTTTGAAGTCGGCTGGGCCGTCGGCCTGAAATACACCGACGGCTTCACCCGCCCGCTCCCCACCGTACTGACCGTTGCGGCCATGGCCATCAGCCTTGGCCTGCTGGGACTGGCGATGAAGGAATTGCCGCTGGGTACGGCTTATGCGATCTGGACCGGCGTCGGTGCCGTGGGCACGGTGATTGCCGGGATCATTCTGTTTGGCGAGTCGATGGCGCTGATTCGGCTGGCCAGTGTCGCGTTGATCATTACCGGGTTGATTGGCCTCAAGGTCAGCGCTTAA